The Leadbetterella byssophila DSM 17132 DNA window GGTGGTCATAAATACAGCATAGGTGTTGAAAGCATATCCTCCATCACATTTAAAAAGCTGTAAGTTACCGGAAAGGTGTACTACTAAGAAGGTACACAAAAATAAACCTGTAAGTGCCATCAGTACCTTTTTACCGATAGAACTCGTTAGGGTTTTGGTTAACCAGGACATAATGAATGTTTTAAAGTAGAGCTAAAATACTTAGAATAATCCAATTACTTATAGAGCCTCAAAGCTAGCAGATTATTGTTTTAGAATCAATCTAAATTCGAACTCTTTTCTTTTCTGCTCCCTTCTAATATGCCCCAGGAAATAGAACTCCCCTCCTGAATTTCTAATAAAATTAAATCGAAATTATAAAAATATACAAATAATATATAAAATATGTACAATCCATAACATCTCAAGTGCTGAAATGCCTTCCTTACCCTAGCTTAGTACCATCAACCATTTCTAAATTTATGATAAGGAAATTTACACTAACTCTCTTCCTGTTAGGTATACTTTCTCTGGCAGTAACTGCCCAGAATCGTACCATCAGCGGGAAAGTTACAGATGATCGGGACAATGCTCCCCTTCCAGGTGTGACGGTCACCGTTAAAAATTCTACCGTAGCCACCCAAACCAATGAAGAAGGCACTTTCAGCCTCCAGGTCCCACAAGGCAGTGAAACCTTGGTTTTCTCCTTCATTGGATATCACAAGAAGGAAGTAAGGATTGGAAATCAATCTCAGTTTGATGTCAGCCTGGAATCTAACGAAGAAGCCCTGGACGAAGTAGTAGTGGTGGGTTATGGAACCATGAAAAAGAAGGAAATCACTTCAGCAGTAACCAGTGTTAAAGCCAAAGATTTTAATCCGGGAGGAACCAGATCCCCACTTGACCTGATCCAGGGAAAAGTAGCTGGCCTAGTTATCACCCGTACCCAAGGCAATAACCCTAACTCAAGTGCTGCCGTACAAATGAGAGGAGTTTCATCCATCAACGGTACCAGAAGCCCCCTTATCGTAATTGATGGTATTCCCGGAGGTAATCTGGACCTGGTCCAACAGGATGACATCGAATCCTTTGATGTACTAAAAGATGGATCCGCGGCCGCCATTTATGGTACTAGAGCTAATGCCGGTGTGATCCTTATCACTACAAAAAAAGGGAAATCCGGAGCCTCTCGGTTTGACTATTCTACCTATGCCCAAAGAGAATATGTAGACAGAAAGCCTGATTACCTCACCGCAACAGACTTCCGTGACCTGATTAAAAAAGGTCTAATCAATTCCTCAGAAGATCTAGGTGCTTCTACAGACCTGTATGACGAATTGATCAACAAAAATAATCTTAGCCAATACCACAACTTATCTGCCACCGGAGGAACAGAGAAAAGCAATTACCGTGCGGCTATCTATTACAATGACGCTTACGGTATAGCTAAACAAAACTCCAGAGAACAGTTTGGGGGTAGAATAAACGTGAACCAAGTGGGACTTCAAGATCACCTTACCTTCAGTGCTAACCTTGCAGGAAACTTCAATAAAGCAAACCTGCTTGGCGGGCAAAATGGAGACTTTGAACAAGCCGTTCAAAGAAACCCTACAGCACCACTTGTTAATGCAGACGGATCATTTGTAGAGACTCAGGCCTTTAATAATTATAACCCTCTGTCCCGACTGGCCAACAGGATCAACGAAAGAGATCAGCAAACCATCTCTGCTGATGCTAAACTAGGAATTAAAATCATTGAAGGACTTAACTTTGACACCTTCATTTCCTATTTGAGAAATACCTATAATGATAGGTATTACAGATCTACTCGCGACTGGGATCAGCGTTTGAACTCCAGCTATAGAGGCATGGCTTACGCCTCCAAATCAAATTTTATGGAGTACACAAAGACCCTGGAATCTACTTTGAATTACACCAAATCCTTCCAGGACAAACATACCTTAACCGCCCTTGCAGGTTATTCCTACCAATACTACACGTACGAAACCTTCAATGTTAACAATAACGGTTTCACTACTGACGGCTTCTTAGATTGGAACCTAGGCGCCGGAGGTGCTATCAATAACACAGCCTTACCTAGACCTGGAATGGGTAGTGGAAAAGAAGATAATACCTTAGTAGCCTTCTTCGGAAGAATCAATTATTCCTTTGCCGACAAATATTTCGCGCAGGCCATTCTACGTAGAGAAGGATCATCTCGTTTCGGTGCTAATCATAAATGGGGTAACTTCCCCGCCTTCTCAGTGGGCTGGCAATTAGGAGAAGAGGATTTCATCAAGAATATAGATGCCATCTCAAGCCTAAAACTCAGAGTAGGTTACGGGGTAACCGGTAACCAAGGTATCCCGAATTATCAATCCGTGGTAACCCTAGGAACAGGTGGAGTTTATCCTCAGGATGGTGTTTATTACCAAACCTATGGCCCCGGGAGAAACCCTAACCCAGATTTGAAATGGGAGCAAAAACAAGAGATAAACATAGGTCTTGATTTCGGACTATGGGATAACGTGATCACCGGTTCCTTAGACGTATATAACCGTACTACGAAGGACCTACTTCATAATTACAATGCCCAGCAACCTCCGTATGTTACCGGAAGTATCTTCACCAACGTAGGAACCATCAGAAACCACGGTGTTGAATTACAATTATCCGCTCAAGCACTTCGTAAAGGAGACTTTGTATGGAATATTGACTTTACAGGCAATACCCAAAACAACAAAATCACGAAACTATCTAATGAAATCTTCCAGGCCAACTTCCTTGAATTCTATGGTTTGCCATCTCCTGGTAACCTGGGAAATGCCATCCGTCTGGAAGAAGGTGGTGCTGTGGGTAACTTCTATGGAAAAAGGTTCGCCGGATTTACTGATGATGGAAAATGGTTATTCTACAAGGCAGACGGTAGCAAAGTCCCTGCAAGCCAGATCAATAATGATGATTTAACCATCATAGGTAATGGTGTGCCTAAGTTGCAACTAGCCTTGAACAACACCTTCATTTACAAAAACTTTGACCTTAGCATCTTCTTCAGAGGTAAATTCGGATTTGACATTCTTAATACCAAAGAACTATACTTTGGTAACAAAAAATGGCTTCCTAATAACTTGCTGAAGAGTGCCATCACTACACATGATAAACTTAATGACGACCCTCAGTATTCCGATTATTACATAGAAAAAGGCGACTTCGTTAAGTTGGATAACTTGACCTTAGGTTATAATGCTCCGATCAAAACCAACAAGTATGTGCGTAACGTTCGTATTTACGTGACCGGAAGAAACCTCCTCACCTTTACCGGCTATTCGGGCATAGATCCTGAACTAGAAGATACAGGTTTCTCTACGGGTGTTGACGGTAGAGGATTCTACCCTAGAACGAAATCATTGACCTTAGGACTAAACGTAGGATTTTAAAGTGTACTGATCATGAAAAAAATATTCAAACCTCTTCTATACCTCTCTACTCTCCTACTGGGCACTTCCTGTACGGATCTGGATGAGACCCTGTATAGTCAATTGAACAAAAACAACTTCTACAACAACAAAGTAGAAGTTATGCAAGCGGCCCTTCGCCCCTTTACCCATATGCAGGCATGGTTAGCACCCACCGGCCAAAGCGGTTACTACTACCATGCTGAATTATCTGCTGACCAAGTAGCCTGGCCCCAGAAAGGTAGACACGGATATGATGGCGGAGACCACTTCCGTTTACACTATCACACCTGGACGGATAACGAAGGACGCATGCGCTCTTGTTGGAACCTACTTTGGACAGGCGTCGGCTTCATCAACTCCGCCTTACAAGATCTGGAAGGATTAGATTATGGAAAATTAGGCATCTCTGACAGCGAGAAAAATGCTATCATCGCTGAATTGAAGGTACTTCGTGCCTTTCACTATATGAAGATGATGGAATTATGGGGAAATATTCCTATCGCTACAAAAGTTGGAGAACCCCTTAATCCGGAGACAAAACCTCGAGCTGAAGTATTTAACTTTATTAAAACTGAGTTAGAGGCAAATGTGCCTAATCTTTTACCTTATTCTAAGCAGTTGATAGGAAGGGTATCAGCAGCAGCAGGTTATGCTATGTTAGCGGAATTGTATCTAAATGCTGAATATTTTGTGGGAACCCCTATGTGGGATCAAGCCATACAAGCCTGCGATAAGATCATCTCAGGCCAAGCTGGTGGCTTAAACGGAACTCCTAAGTTAGCGTCAAACCTGAAAGATACATTTTCAAATAGAAACCAAAATGCTGATGAAGCTCTGTTCCAATTCGCGTTTAGTCGCAGCGGAGGTTTCACTTTCGACTGGGGTGGATTCTACATGGGATATGACAATATCAAAGAAGTACTGAATATAGACTTTGGAGGTTGGAACGCTTTCGTAGTAATTCCATCTGCATTTGACGCCTATAAAGAAAATGATCTTCGTAAGAAAGAATGGTTCCTGTTCGGCCCTCAGTATAAATATGGAACAAATACTCCTGTCCTAGGTACTGAAGAGTGGAGTGGAAAGCCCTTAGTGTATGTAAACAGCATACGCAGAGAGAGTGAAGGAGACCTAACCAGCGAAGGAGACATGAGCAAAGGAGAGGAAAACTCAGGTGCCCGTTTTAACAAATACCAAGCCGGTCTATTAAGTGATCCTAACTACAGAGAGAATCATTACATCATCTACCGACTTACTGAAATCTACTTCATCAAAGCCGAGGCTTTAATGCGTAAGAACAATGGAGCAGCAACACAGGAAGCCGTAGATCTGATCAATGCTTCAAAGAAAAGAGCATTTACAGATGCCGATTGGGAAAAAGAAAAGTATACTACCACTACCTTGACCTTAGATGAACTCCTGGCAGAAAAAGGCAGAGAATTCATCTTCGAAGGCAAACGTAGAACAGACATTATACGTCATGGAAGGTATACCAAAGGTACATGGTGGGATCATAAACCTACGAATGATCCTAACAAAGAGATCTTTGCTATCCCACATACTCAAATCGCGGCAAACCCGAATCTAAAACAAAATCCGGGTTACTAAATACTCAAGGCCGGCTCCCTACAGTAGAGCCGGCCTTTACCGTTAAAGCCCAGCCTACTCCATATCTGTTTTCTATTGTAAGCACATCTGATTTCTGTAAGACCTTTTTCAATCTTCCGATATAAGTATCCAAACTTCGGCCCTTGAAATAATCTATGCTTCCCCAATATTCCAGAAGTAGTTCATCTTTCTTTACTATACGATCTGCAAAACGGATCAAATGAGCCAATACCTCAGCTTCTCTACGGGTCAGCATTTCCTTACTAGCTCCTTTAATGCTTACAGCATAATCTCTGGAAAAAAAGGTCAAATCACCCAGAACTAACTCATCGGTCTTGGTTTCGGTATCTCGTCTAGGCCTTTGCCACTGTATTATGTTCCTAACTCTGAGAAGTAGTTCCTCTATATCAAACGGCTTAGTGATATAATCACTTGCCCCATATTTCAGGCCTCTGATTCTATCGTCCTTTTCCGCACGAGCCGTTAAATAAATGAAAGGTATGGGAGTGTTAAGCTGGCGGAGCATCTCTGTAAACTGAAAGCCATCAATGCCGGGCAAACCTACATCAATGACGATCAGATCAATTTCCGCATGAAATTTAGCAAGGTACTCATAAGCGGCCTGGGCACGTGTGCAGCGCTCCACTACAAATCCGTTGATCTCCAATAACTGCTTCACCACCAAACCCAGATCATCCGAATCTTCGAGAAAAAGAATCTTTGGTTTCATATTATTTCTAGTTGCGTTCCTCTGAGAGCGGCATAGAAATGATAAAGCGGGAACCTTCACCCATCTGACTATCTACACGAATGGTCCATCCGTGGGCATCTACGCATTGCTTGACGTAAAACAAACCCAAGCCCAGACCTTCTTTGGCGTCATTTCTCCGGTAAAATTTGTCGAAAATTCGGTCCATATCTTCGGACCTCATTCCTACCCCGTTATCTTTAATTTCCAGTTGGACACTTTCATGGCTAAACCTGACTATCAGGTGAATTTGGATCAATTCGTTGTGGTTGTGTTTGATTCCGTTTTCTATTAGGTTGATAATCAGAGATGTAAACCAGAACTTATCCAGTAACACCGTCCTTTCTTCTCCAAAAGTAGTTAATTTAAATTGGATTCTATCATGAATCATCAATTCAAAATCTTTCAATATCTGCTCTAACACTTGTACTAGGGAGTAGGATCTCAGATGCAAAGAAGAAGATGATATAGCTTCACTTTGCAAAACCCTAGTAAATAGACTTTTTAACCATTGGGCATTTCTTTCTATGATCTCCGAGAGCATATTTACCTGTTGGATATCTGCTCCTATATTCGGATTCTGCAAATTCCTATTCGCCACAATGATGGTGGTTAGAGGGGTATTTAATTCGTGTGTGATGCTGTTAACAAAGTCTTGTTTCCTTTCTGCTAGTTTCTTTTGCCTAGCCCAGTTCCTATAGGTCATTAGGAACAATAAAACAGTCACTCCAATACAGAAGAGGGAAAGAAAGAGTATAGGTAAGATATCTTTTAAGATCTCTTGCTTTCTGGCTGGAGAATCTACCCATAGTGAAAATCTTACCGTGCAGGAGCATTGGTCTATATTATCTACAAGAATAGTGGTAAATCTATTTGCTTCATTACAATCTTCCAGATCCCCGCCTATGCGTATACCTTGCGTATAATCCGGTTCTGAATATAAAATGATGTCCTTACCGTCAACCTTGATGTAAAAATCACTAACTGACACCCTGTACTGAGCGGTAGAATCAGACATGTTTTCACTCATGATTTCCTGCATGAAAGAATCCAGAGTACTTTCTTCTTTTAAAGTAAAGAAAAGGGAATCCGTAACCCTTTTGGCATACGCACGGAAGGCTACAGTATCCTCGTGATACAGATCTCTGAGTTTTGTGTAATGCTTATCTGAAAATTCATGAATAACTTCAGCCCCGCCCGGATAAATTAGGTCCCCTTTTAGACTGCTGAGGTAAGCATTTCCCACTAATGGTCTTAAGGCAGCAAAATAATCGTGTTCCTTCCAGGCATAGGTATAATAGGTCATATAGCACTGCGTAAGGAACAGCAGCACTAAGCTTAGAATACCTACCAATTTATATCGATTATTCATCTGATAGGCAATATAAAAAAACGAGGCTGTCCAAAAAGGTCAACCTCTCATGTTTTTTGTTATTTTTATTCGTACCCCCTACAGGCAGGGTGTCTAAATATTCAATTCTCAGACCACTCATCTACCTTTTTTACTCGGCTCCATTCCTTAATCTATCTTGTCAAAACCGCAGAAAGCTTGTAAAACTTCCGGCACCTTTATTCCTGAAGGACTTTGGTTATTTTCCAAAATAGCGGCCAATATCCTTGGCAACGCTAATGCTGAACCGTTAAGAGTATGTAGCAACTGGGATTTGCCATCCACCTTATACCTCAACTTCAATCTATTTGCTTGATAAGTCTCGAAGTTAGACACAGAACTCACTTCGAGCCAACGTTGTTGGGCTGCAGAATACACTTCGAAATCATACGTTAAGGCAGAAGTAAAGCTCATGTCTCCACCACATAATTTCAAGATTCTATAAGGCAATTGCAGCTTTTCCAATAGACCTCTTACATGATTTAGCATCTCTTCTAAAGCATCATAAGATTTCTCAGGAGTGGTAATTTGAACGATTTCCACTTTATCAAACTGATGAAGACGGTTCAAACCGCGTACATGAGCACCCCAGCTTCCTGCCTCTCTTCTAAAGCAAGGAGTATAGGCAACGTTTTTCTTTGGAAGCTCATTTTCAGAGAGGATTACATCTCTGTACATGTTAGTAACCGGTACCTCAGCCGTAGGGATCAGGTATAAATCATCAGCCGTAGCATGATACATCTGACCTTCCTTGTCAGGTAATTGACCCGTTCCAAAACCGGATGCTGCATTGATGACTATTGGCGGTTGGACTTCAAAGTACCCCGCCTTCTCTGCTTCATTTAAGAAGAAGTTGATCAAAGCACGTTGAATCTTAGCCCCTTTACCTTTGTAGAAAGGGAAACCGGCTCCACTAACTTTGTTACCTAATTCAAAATCTATGATATCATATTTCTTTATCAGATCCCAGTGAGGTAAAGCATCAGCTGAAAGTTCTGGCACAGTACCTCCTTTCTCTACTTCTAGGTTATCTTCTGCAGTACGGCCTTCCGGAACGGATTCATGCGGAAGGTTAGGAAGAGTAACCAAGATTTCCTGAAGCGTATCTTCAGCCTTCTTAAGCGCTGCTTCTAAATCTTTAGAAACCTCTTTCAATTCCGCAGTTTGAGCCTTTAGCTTTTCAGCTTCTTCCTTTTGACCGGCTTTCATCAGCCCCCCAATCTCTTTAGCCAAACCATTGGCCTGCGCTAAAGTATTATCTAGACGCACCTGAATATCCTTTCTTTGGGAATCCACGTCTAAGGCTTGCTGGACCACCAACTCTGCATCTTTGAAGTGTTTCTTCTTCAAACCTGCTATGGTTCTTTCCAGATTATCTTTTATATAATTGATCTGTAACATAAACTTAATCTTCAAAGGTAAATAGCCCTTCATTCAAGGCTTCCAAAGCCATATTCTTATGTTTTGTATCTACTAAGATAGAAACATTATGCTCTGAAGCTCCATAAGAAATCATTCTTACAGGAATATCTCTCAATGCTTCCAGAATACGGATAGCTATACCGGATTTATCTGCAAAGAACTGACCTACCACACAGATGATGGTCTGGTTTCTGTCATGCTCTTCTAATTCCGCAAATTGACTTAATTCAGCAGAAATGGATTCCAAATGTTCTGAATTATCAATGGTCACGGCTACAGATACTTCAGAAGTAGTAATCATGTCAACCGGAGTTTTATACTTTTCAAAGATATCAAACACCTTTTTCAGGAAGCCATACGCATTCAGCATACGTGTAGAGTGAATGTAAATAGCGGTGATGTTGTCTTTAGCAGCAATAGCCGTAATTTCTGTTCCTGCAGAGGTATTAGCTGAAATCAAAGTGCCCACAGCACTAGGTTCCATGGTATTCTTCAAACGAACCGGCACTCCTCTTAGTTTAGCCGGTGTAATGGTGCTGGGGTGAAGGATCTTTGCCCCGAAATAAGCCAGTTCAGCGGCTTCTTCAAAAGTCAGATTTCGAACCGGGAAGGTTCTTTTTACTACCCTTGGATCATTATTGTGCATGCCATCAATATCTGTCCAAATCTGAATCTCCTCTGCCGTTATAGCTCCTCCAAGTAGGGACGCCGTATAGTCAGATCCTCCTCTCTTCAGGTTATCAATATTTCCTTCAGGGTTTCTACAAATGAAGCCTTGGGTTACTATGATCTGAGCAGTAGCTTTCTCTTCTAATATCTTTTTCAGCCCGCTTTCAATTTCATCAAATACCGGCTCTCCATCCTCATCAATCTTCATGAAGTCAAGGGCATGGATCAGGGTTACGCTATCCCCCTTCTCCATCATATAGGCTGTGAATAATTGAGTAGATAGAATCTCACCTTCTGCTACTAATTCTTTATCCTGCTTGATAGTGAATGGTTGATACGTAGCTAGATTCGCTATAACATTAAATTCGGTGCTGATGATCTGTTGGCCACGATCTAAACCTTTAGGAGTCTCAAAAAGATCATCTACGAAGGCACTGTAATGTGCTCTTAATTCATCTATCAGTTGATTAGCTCTTGAGGTATCCCCTTCTTTCAGGGCTGAACCTATTTCTAAAAGGGCATTAGTACTGCCCGAAAGCGCAGAAAGTACTACAATCTTTCTACCTGGATCTGCGGTAACAAGATCCCTTATGGATTTCATTCTTTCCGGCTTACCTACCGAAGTGCCTCCAAACTTCCAAACTTGCATAGTTCTAATTATTTTAAACCTAACATCTTGATGGCCGTAATGGCGGCCTCGTCCCCTTTGTTACCGTGGATCCCACCGGCTCTGTCCAAAGCCTGCTGATGAGTATTCGGTGTCAATACCCCAAAAATAACGGGTTTATTGTATTTTAATGCTACATCTGTCAATCCTTGAGCTACAGCATTATTAATATAGTCATTGTGACGTGTTTCTCCTTGGATTACACATCCTATGGCGATGACAGCATCTATATCTTCTCTTTGCGCCATGACTTGCGCTCCGAAGCTAAGCTCATAACTTCCCGGAACATGGCGCTTGATTATATTTTCTTCCTTTACACCGTGCTTTAGCAGGGTTTCAATAGCCCCCTTGCCTAAGGCTTCCGTGATGTCTTCGTTCCATTCCGCCACTAAGACTGCAAAACGTTTCTCCGAAACGTCAGGTAAATTAGCGGTGGAAAATATACTAAGGTTTTTATCTGCAGATGACATAATGAATTGGAATAAAAAAGGGATAAACACTTGGCTTATCCCTTCGATGAAATCAATAATTCGATCTTAGTTTCCGCCAAGTTCTGTTTCAAGTTTCGATTTATACTTCTTCGCCTGTACCGTTTCTATAGCGGCAGGATACTTTTCTATCAAAGAAGAATATACTTGAACAGCCTCAGAAGTCTTCTTAGCCTCTTGGTAAGCTAAAGCTAACTTCATCATATAACCAGGCGTAGCATATTTATTAGGCTTATAGTCGGCAGCCTTTTTGTAATATTTTATAGCATCTTCCGCTTTTCCTAGCTCTAGGTAGCTATCTCCGATTAAGGTATAAGCACGAGGTTGCAATACATCATCGTTAGCAGAAAACTTATCAAGGCGCTCAATAGCTTCAGTATATTTACCTTCTTTCATTAAAGCTATACCGGCGTAAAGATTAGCCAGATTACCTGCTTTCGTAGTACTATAGTTATCTGCTACAGAAAGTAAACCTTCATTTCCGCCTTGTCCTTTCAATGCTTGGGCTGTGGAGTCAGCT harbors:
- a CDS encoding SusC/RagA family TonB-linked outer membrane protein; this encodes MIRKFTLTLFLLGILSLAVTAQNRTISGKVTDDRDNAPLPGVTVTVKNSTVATQTNEEGTFSLQVPQGSETLVFSFIGYHKKEVRIGNQSQFDVSLESNEEALDEVVVVGYGTMKKKEITSAVTSVKAKDFNPGGTRSPLDLIQGKVAGLVITRTQGNNPNSSAAVQMRGVSSINGTRSPLIVIDGIPGGNLDLVQQDDIESFDVLKDGSAAAIYGTRANAGVILITTKKGKSGASRFDYSTYAQREYVDRKPDYLTATDFRDLIKKGLINSSEDLGASTDLYDELINKNNLSQYHNLSATGGTEKSNYRAAIYYNDAYGIAKQNSREQFGGRINVNQVGLQDHLTFSANLAGNFNKANLLGGQNGDFEQAVQRNPTAPLVNADGSFVETQAFNNYNPLSRLANRINERDQQTISADAKLGIKIIEGLNFDTFISYLRNTYNDRYYRSTRDWDQRLNSSYRGMAYASKSNFMEYTKTLESTLNYTKSFQDKHTLTALAGYSYQYYTYETFNVNNNGFTTDGFLDWNLGAGGAINNTALPRPGMGSGKEDNTLVAFFGRINYSFADKYFAQAILRREGSSRFGANHKWGNFPAFSVGWQLGEEDFIKNIDAISSLKLRVGYGVTGNQGIPNYQSVVTLGTGGVYPQDGVYYQTYGPGRNPNPDLKWEQKQEINIGLDFGLWDNVITGSLDVYNRTTKDLLHNYNAQQPPYVTGSIFTNVGTIRNHGVELQLSAQALRKGDFVWNIDFTGNTQNNKITKLSNEIFQANFLEFYGLPSPGNLGNAIRLEEGGAVGNFYGKRFAGFTDDGKWLFYKADGSKVPASQINNDDLTIIGNGVPKLQLALNNTFIYKNFDLSIFFRGKFGFDILNTKELYFGNKKWLPNNLLKSAITTHDKLNDDPQYSDYYIEKGDFVKLDNLTLGYNAPIKTNKYVRNVRIYVTGRNLLTFTGYSGIDPELEDTGFSTGVDGRGFYPRTKSLTLGLNVGF
- a CDS encoding RagB/SusD family nutrient uptake outer membrane protein, which codes for MKKIFKPLLYLSTLLLGTSCTDLDETLYSQLNKNNFYNNKVEVMQAALRPFTHMQAWLAPTGQSGYYYHAELSADQVAWPQKGRHGYDGGDHFRLHYHTWTDNEGRMRSCWNLLWTGVGFINSALQDLEGLDYGKLGISDSEKNAIIAELKVLRAFHYMKMMELWGNIPIATKVGEPLNPETKPRAEVFNFIKTELEANVPNLLPYSKQLIGRVSAAAGYAMLAELYLNAEYFVGTPMWDQAIQACDKIISGQAGGLNGTPKLASNLKDTFSNRNQNADEALFQFAFSRSGGFTFDWGGFYMGYDNIKEVLNIDFGGWNAFVVIPSAFDAYKENDLRKKEWFLFGPQYKYGTNTPVLGTEEWSGKPLVYVNSIRRESEGDLTSEGDMSKGEENSGARFNKYQAGLLSDPNYRENHYIIYRLTEIYFIKAEALMRKNNGAATQEAVDLINASKKRAFTDADWEKEKYTTTTLTLDELLAEKGREFIFEGKRRTDIIRHGRYTKGTWWDHKPTNDPNKEIFAIPHTQIAANPNLKQNPGY
- a CDS encoding response regulator transcription factor, coding for MKPKILFLEDSDDLGLVVKQLLEINGFVVERCTRAQAAYEYLAKFHAEIDLIVIDVGLPGIDGFQFTEMLRQLNTPIPFIYLTARAEKDDRIRGLKYGASDYITKPFDIEELLLRVRNIIQWQRPRRDTETKTDELVLGDLTFFSRDYAVSIKGASKEMLTRREAEVLAHLIRFADRIVKKDELLLEYWGSIDYFKGRSLDTYIGRLKKVLQKSDVLTIENRYGVGWALTVKAGSTVGSRP
- a CDS encoding sensor histidine kinase; this translates as MNNRYKLVGILSLVLLFLTQCYMTYYTYAWKEHDYFAALRPLVGNAYLSSLKGDLIYPGGAEVIHEFSDKHYTKLRDLYHEDTVAFRAYAKRVTDSLFFTLKEESTLDSFMQEIMSENMSDSTAQYRVSVSDFYIKVDGKDIILYSEPDYTQGIRIGGDLEDCNEANRFTTILVDNIDQCSCTVRFSLWVDSPARKQEILKDILPILFLSLFCIGVTVLLFLMTYRNWARQKKLAERKQDFVNSITHELNTPLTTIIVANRNLQNPNIGADIQQVNMLSEIIERNAQWLKSLFTRVLQSEAISSSSLHLRSYSLVQVLEQILKDFELMIHDRIQFKLTTFGEERTVLLDKFWFTSLIINLIENGIKHNHNELIQIHLIVRFSHESVQLEIKDNGVGMRSEDMDRIFDKFYRRNDAKEGLGLGLFYVKQCVDAHGWTIRVDSQMGEGSRFIISMPLSEERN
- the serS gene encoding serine--tRNA ligase; translation: MLQINYIKDNLERTIAGLKKKHFKDAELVVQQALDVDSQRKDIQVRLDNTLAQANGLAKEIGGLMKAGQKEEAEKLKAQTAELKEVSKDLEAALKKAEDTLQEILVTLPNLPHESVPEGRTAEDNLEVEKGGTVPELSADALPHWDLIKKYDIIDFELGNKVSGAGFPFYKGKGAKIQRALINFFLNEAEKAGYFEVQPPIVINAASGFGTGQLPDKEGQMYHATADDLYLIPTAEVPVTNMYRDVILSENELPKKNVAYTPCFRREAGSWGAHVRGLNRLHQFDKVEIVQITTPEKSYDALEEMLNHVRGLLEKLQLPYRILKLCGGDMSFTSALTYDFEVYSAAQQRWLEVSSVSNFETYQANRLKLRYKVDGKSQLLHTLNGSALALPRILAAILENNQSPSGIKVPEVLQAFCGFDKID
- a CDS encoding aspartate kinase; its protein translation is MQVWKFGGTSVGKPERMKSIRDLVTADPGRKIVVLSALSGSTNALLEIGSALKEGDTSRANQLIDELRAHYSAFVDDLFETPKGLDRGQQIISTEFNVIANLATYQPFTIKQDKELVAEGEILSTQLFTAYMMEKGDSVTLIHALDFMKIDEDGEPVFDEIESGLKKILEEKATAQIIVTQGFICRNPEGNIDNLKRGGSDYTASLLGGAITAEEIQIWTDIDGMHNNDPRVVKRTFPVRNLTFEEAAELAYFGAKILHPSTITPAKLRGVPVRLKNTMEPSAVGTLISANTSAGTEITAIAAKDNITAIYIHSTRMLNAYGFLKKVFDIFEKYKTPVDMITTSEVSVAVTIDNSEHLESISAELSQFAELEEHDRNQTIICVVGQFFADKSGIAIRILEALRDIPVRMISYGASEHNVSILVDTKHKNMALEALNEGLFTFED
- the ribH gene encoding 6,7-dimethyl-8-ribityllumazine synthase, with the protein product MSSADKNLSIFSTANLPDVSEKRFAVLVAEWNEDITEALGKGAIETLLKHGVKEENIIKRHVPGSYELSFGAQVMAQREDIDAVIAIGCVIQGETRHNDYINNAVAQGLTDVALKYNKPVIFGVLTPNTHQQALDRAGGIHGNKGDEAAITAIKMLGLK
- a CDS encoding tetratricopeptide repeat protein; the encoded protein is MAKTEKSGIEIIEDAETLKKEVYKVENFFEKNQKGMIAAGVAILAVVGGFLGYNYWNKNQEKEAQAALYDAVYSFEADSTAQALKGQGGNEGLLSVADNYSTTKAGNLANLYAGIALMKEGKYTEAIERLDKFSANDDVLQPRAYTLIGDSYLELGKAEDAIKYYKKAADYKPNKYATPGYMMKLALAYQEAKKTSEAVQVYSSLIEKYPAAIETVQAKKYKSKLETELGGN